One window of Pogoniulus pusillus isolate bPogPus1 chromosome 9, bPogPus1.pri, whole genome shotgun sequence genomic DNA carries:
- the TMEM33 gene encoding transmembrane protein 33, protein MADSTQNGPMQGGAGGGAVQFLMANKLDTAMWISRLFTVYCSALFVLPLLGLHEAASFYQRALLANALTSALRLHQRLPHFQLSRAFLAQALLEDSCHYLLYSLIFVNSYPVTMSIFPVLLFSLLHAATYTKKVLDARSSNSVPFLRNLLDKLSANQQNILKFIACNEIFLMPATVFMLFSGQGSLLQPFIYYRFLTLRYSSRRNPYCRTLFTELRIVVEHLIMKPACPVFVRRLCLSSISFISRLAPTVA, encoded by the exons CAATTTCTGATGGCTAACAAGTTGGATACAGCAATGTGGATTTCCCGCTTGTTCACAGTTTACTGTTCAGCTTTATTTGTCCTGCCTCTTCTAGG GTTGCATGAAGCAGCGAGCTTTTATCAGCGTGCCTTGCTGGCAAATGCTCTAACTAGTGCCCTCCGACTACACCAAAGGCTACCGCACTTTCAGCTTAGCAGGGCGTTCCTGgcccaggctttgctggagGACAGCTGCCACTACCTGTTGTACTCTCTTATCTTTGTGAATTCCTACCCAGTTACAA TGAGTATCTTTCCAGTTCTGCTGTTCTCTTTGCTTCATGCTGCCACATACACGAAGAAGGTTCTTGAC GCACGAAGTTCAAACAGTGTGCCCTTTCTGAGAAATCTTTTGGACAAACTGAGTGCTAATCAACAGAATATTCTAAAATTCATTGCTTGCAATGAAATCTTCCTGATGCCAGCTACAGTTTTTATGCTCTTCAG TGGCCAAGGTAGTCTGCTCCAGCCATTCATTTACTACAGATTTCTCACACTACGCTACTCCTCTCGGCGAAATCCATACTGTCG GACTCTCTTCACTGAGCTGAGGATTGTTGTTGAACACTTAATAATGAAGCCTGCCTGCCCTGTTTTTGTAAGAAGACTATGCCTCAGCAGCATTTCCTTTATAAGCAGATTGGCACCAACTGTTGCATAG